In the genome of Streptomyces collinus, one region contains:
- a CDS encoding MFS transporter, which yields MFSRTAVVASCVGFVLMGVLQALYGPAIPAFRAEFGLAPSAAGLGLSAHFVGGVAGVLLSDRLYGRIGNRHILGGSYLLMGVGAAGFALAPAWPAALAAALVAGVGFGGIDYGLNQLFAVGFGDRSTAMLNILHAHFGIGAILGPAVIGAVGSEHYPAVFLVFALANLPLLLCLRGVRSRAPVAAREPGPGGGVLGRSLGSVIAVFVVLYVLHVGIEAGVGGWEPTHLETVGYGAGVAATATSVYWLMMTVGRFLVAPLALRFSPQTIITVSCAGMTVCLLAATVPVLAPYAYAGVGLFIAPIFPTGLPWLNRAAPRARRAGALVIAASMAGGVAAGPALGKAIEWSGVRAVPLLLCGVSALCLAATLWLIRATRSR from the coding sequence CTGTTCAGCAGGACCGCCGTGGTCGCCTCCTGCGTGGGCTTCGTCCTCATGGGGGTGTTGCAGGCCTTGTACGGGCCGGCGATCCCGGCCTTCCGCGCGGAGTTCGGGCTGGCGCCCTCCGCCGCGGGGCTGGGGCTGAGCGCGCATTTCGTCGGCGGTGTGGCCGGGGTGCTGCTGTCCGACCGGCTCTACGGGCGGATCGGCAACCGGCACATCCTCGGCGGTTCGTATCTGCTGATGGGCGTCGGCGCGGCCGGCTTCGCGCTGGCGCCCGCCTGGCCCGCCGCCCTGGCGGCTGCCCTGGTCGCCGGGGTGGGCTTCGGCGGTATCGACTACGGCCTCAACCAGTTGTTCGCCGTGGGCTTCGGCGACCGTTCGACCGCGATGCTCAACATCCTCCACGCCCACTTCGGCATCGGCGCCATCCTCGGCCCCGCCGTGATCGGCGCGGTCGGCTCGGAGCACTACCCGGCCGTCTTCCTCGTCTTCGCCCTTGCCAACCTGCCGCTGCTGCTGTGCCTGAGGGGCGTGCGGAGCCGGGCGCCCGTCGCGGCCCGAGAGCCGGGCCCCGGCGGAGGCGTGCTCGGGCGGAGCCTCGGCTCCGTGATCGCCGTCTTCGTCGTCCTCTACGTGCTGCACGTCGGCATCGAGGCCGGTGTGGGCGGCTGGGAGCCCACGCATCTGGAGACCGTCGGCTACGGCGCGGGCGTCGCCGCGACCGCCACCTCCGTGTACTGGCTGATGATGACCGTCGGCCGCTTCCTGGTCGCCCCGCTCGCGCTGCGCTTCTCCCCCCAGACCATCATCACCGTCTCCTGCGCGGGCATGACGGTGTGCCTGCTGGCCGCGACCGTCCCGGTCCTCGCGCCCTACGCGTATGCCGGTGTCGGTCTGTTCATCGCGCCGATCTTCCCCACCGGGCTGCCGTGGCTGAACCGCGCCGCCCCGCGGGCCCGGCGGGCCGGTGCCCTGGTCATCGCGGCCTCCATGGCCGGCGGTGTCGCCGCGGGGCCGGCGCTGGGCAAGGCCATCGAGTGGTCCGGGGTCCGCGCCGTGCCGCTCCTGCTGTGCGGCGTCTCGGCGCTCTGCCTGGCCGCCACGCTCTGGCTCATCCGTGCCACCCGCTCCCGCTGA
- a CDS encoding glycoside hydrolase family 35 protein, with protein sequence MPALTTTSDGFLLHGEPFRIISGALHYFRVHPGLWSDRLRKARLMGLNTVETYIPWNHHQPDPEGPLLLDGFLDLPRFLRLAQDEGLRVLLRPGPFICAEWDGGGLPDWLTSDPDIRLRTSDPRFTGAVDRYLDLLLPALRPHLAAAGGPVIGVQVENEYGAYGDDSAYLKHLADAFRARGVEELLFTCDQADPEHLATGSLPGVLVTGTFGSRVEQSLARLREHRPEGPLFCAEFWIGWFDHWGGPHHVRDAADAAADLDRLLSAGASVNIYMFHGGTNFGFTNGANHKHAYTPTVTSYDYDAALTECGDPGPKYHAFREVIARHATVPDEPVPAPGPKLPPTPVELSSRAALLPLAGSLAAAVRTDMPVTMDELGGRTGYALYRTTLPADGDGLLHFTRGVGDRAQVFVDGAPVGVLESERHDTSLPVRVPRPGATLEVLVENMGGVNYGPRIGAPKGLLGPVSFNGTDLTGWDCRPLPPVPDALPFAPAGDAPVTVPAFHRGTFEVGAPADAFLALPGWTKGQAWVNGFHLGRYWNRGPQRTLYVPAPVLRPGPNELVLLELHGCTATRALLTDTPDLGPENTW encoded by the coding sequence ATGCCCGCCCTGACCACGACGTCCGACGGATTCCTGCTGCACGGCGAGCCGTTCCGGATCATCTCCGGCGCGCTGCACTACTTCCGCGTCCACCCCGGACTGTGGTCCGACCGGCTGCGCAAGGCGCGGCTGATGGGCCTCAACACGGTCGAGACGTACATCCCCTGGAATCACCACCAGCCCGACCCCGAAGGCCCCCTGCTCCTCGACGGCTTCCTCGACCTGCCCCGGTTCCTCCGGCTCGCCCAGGACGAGGGACTGCGGGTGCTGCTGCGTCCCGGGCCGTTCATCTGCGCCGAGTGGGACGGCGGCGGCCTGCCCGACTGGCTGACCTCCGACCCGGACATCCGGCTGCGCACCAGCGACCCCCGCTTCACCGGTGCCGTCGACCGCTACCTCGACCTGCTGCTGCCCGCGCTGCGGCCACACCTGGCCGCCGCGGGCGGTCCCGTCATCGGCGTGCAGGTGGAGAACGAGTACGGGGCCTACGGCGACGACTCCGCCTATCTGAAGCACCTCGCCGACGCCTTCCGCGCCCGCGGCGTCGAGGAGCTGCTGTTCACCTGCGACCAGGCCGACCCGGAGCATCTCGCCACCGGAAGCCTGCCCGGCGTCCTGGTCACCGGGACCTTCGGCAGCCGCGTCGAGCAATCCCTGGCACGACTGCGCGAACACCGGCCCGAAGGCCCGCTGTTCTGTGCCGAGTTCTGGATCGGCTGGTTCGACCACTGGGGCGGTCCGCACCATGTGCGGGACGCGGCCGACGCCGCCGCCGACCTGGACCGGCTGCTGTCCGCCGGGGCCTCCGTCAACATCTACATGTTCCACGGCGGTACCAACTTCGGCTTCACCAACGGCGCCAACCACAAACACGCCTACACCCCCACCGTCACGTCCTACGACTACGACGCCGCCCTCACCGAGTGCGGCGACCCGGGCCCGAAGTACCACGCCTTCCGCGAGGTCATCGCCCGCCATGCCACCGTGCCGGACGAACCCGTCCCGGCGCCGGGCCCCAAACTCCCGCCCACGCCGGTCGAGTTGAGCAGCCGTGCGGCGCTCCTGCCCCTGGCCGGCTCGCTCGCCGCGGCCGTGCGCACCGATATGCCCGTGACCATGGACGAGCTCGGCGGGCGCACCGGCTACGCCCTCTACCGCACGACCCTCCCGGCCGACGGCGACGGGCTGCTGCACTTCACCCGCGGGGTGGGCGACCGTGCCCAGGTCTTCGTCGACGGCGCGCCCGTCGGCGTGCTGGAGAGCGAACGCCACGACACGTCGCTGCCCGTGCGGGTGCCGCGTCCCGGTGCGACGCTGGAGGTCCTCGTCGAAAACATGGGCGGCGTCAACTACGGCCCTCGCATCGGCGCGCCCAAGGGGCTGCTCGGACCCGTCTCCTTCAACGGCACGGACCTCACGGGCTGGGACTGCCGCCCGCTGCCGCCGGTCCCGGACGCGCTGCCGTTCGCCCCGGCGGGTGACGCGCCGGTCACCGTGCCGGCGTTCCACCGCGGCACCTTCGAGGTCGGCGCCCCGGCGGACGCCTTCCTCGCCCTGCCCGGCTGGACGAAGGGCCAGGCCTGGGTCAACGGCTTCCACCTCGGCCGCTACTGGAACCGCGGCCCGCAGCGCACGCTGTACGTCCCCGCGCCGGTGCTGCGCCCGGGCCCGAACGAACTCGTCCTGCTGGAGCTGCACGGCTGCACCGCCACCCGTGCCCTGCTCACCGACACCCCCGACCTCGGCCCGGAGAACACCTGGTGA